A region from the Pseudomonas sp. P8_229 genome encodes:
- a CDS encoding SOS response-associated peptidase, which translates to MCGRYALFRWNRDFAALPGFPADQQAQWNISPNDSVLMLRAEADGTRSLARARWGLTPPWLTDLSKTPAHARAETVAEQPMFREALRLRRCLLPANGFYEWRGTQRKRPFWLTPGEGSSLFFAAIWEAYPVQEQVWLSTAVITQPASSQRRPLILDEAGQAAWLDPETPLHVLQGLLASEPAALRERVLANLINDPKLNGPECLTPG; encoded by the coding sequence ATGTGTGGACGTTATGCCCTGTTTCGCTGGAACCGCGACTTCGCGGCCCTGCCTGGTTTTCCCGCCGATCAGCAGGCGCAGTGGAACATTTCCCCCAATGATTCGGTGTTGATGCTGCGTGCCGAGGCCGACGGCACGCGCTCGCTGGCCCGCGCCCGTTGGGGCCTGACGCCGCCGTGGCTGACCGATCTGTCGAAAACACCGGCACATGCCCGGGCGGAAACCGTGGCCGAGCAACCTATGTTCCGCGAAGCCTTGCGTCTGCGCCGCTGCCTGCTGCCGGCCAACGGTTTTTACGAATGGCGCGGGACCCAGCGCAAGCGGCCGTTCTGGCTGACGCCGGGGGAGGGCTCGTCATTGTTTTTTGCGGCGATCTGGGAGGCGTATCCGGTGCAGGAACAGGTCTGGTTGAGTACGGCGGTGATTACCCAACCGGCGTCGAGCCAGCGCCGGCCGTTGATTCTCGATGAGGCGGGGCAGGCGGCGTGGCTGGATCCGGAGACGCCGTTGCATGTGTTGCAGGGTTTGCTGGCCAGTGAACCGGCGGCGCTGCGTGAGCGGGTGTTGGCGAATCTGATCAATGATCCGAAACTCAATGGGCCGGAGTGTTTGACCCCGGGTTAA
- a CDS encoding putative signal transducing protein — translation MQRIYEPENLMEGEMLKGMLASEGIEAHLVGRDLLGGTGELPIFGLLGLSVDNDQAEYARELITAYNAALPLPGDEPESFPGTLVC, via the coding sequence ATGCAGCGAATCTACGAGCCGGAAAACCTGATGGAAGGCGAAATGCTCAAGGGCATGCTCGCCAGCGAAGGCATCGAGGCGCACCTGGTGGGCCGGGATCTGCTCGGCGGCACGGGTGAGTTGCCGATTTTCGGCCTGCTCGGCCTGTCGGTCGATAACGATCAGGCCGAGTACGCCCGCGAGCTGATCACTGCGTACAATGCCGCGCTGCCGCTGCCCGGCGATGAACCGGAGAGCTTCCCCGGCACGCTGGTCTGTTAG